From a single Pseudomonas cremoricolorata genomic region:
- a CDS encoding sigma-70 family RNA polymerase sigma factor has protein sequence MTDSFAAPSPCMNTLYREHSSWLEGWLRSRLGDRWTAADLTQDAFVRVLAAERSNSLPSLREPRAYLLTVGKRLLVNHYQRRSLERAYLEALQHLPEELAPSAEQRWLLLEALHALDELLDGLPLVVRRAFLWAQLEGLGYACIASRLQVSERTVKRYMAQAYEHCLLVEL, from the coding sequence ATGACCGATTCCTTTGCGGCGCCTTCACCTTGCATGAACACCCTCTACCGTGAGCACAGCAGTTGGCTGGAAGGCTGGTTGCGCAGTCGCCTGGGTGATCGCTGGACGGCGGCTGACCTGACCCAGGATGCCTTCGTGCGGGTGTTGGCAGCCGAGCGCAGCAACAGCCTGCCGAGCCTGCGCGAGCCGCGCGCCTACCTGCTGACCGTGGGCAAGCGCTTGCTGGTCAATCACTACCAGCGTCGCAGTCTGGAGCGTGCGTATCTGGAGGCCTTGCAGCACCTGCCCGAAGAGCTGGCACCTTCGGCTGAGCAGCGCTGGCTGCTGCTCGAAGCGCTGCATGCGCTGGATGAACTGCTCGACGGGCTGCCGCTGGTGGTACGCCGGGCGTTTCTCTGGGCCCAGCTCGAAGGCCTCGGCTATGCCTGTATCGCCAGCCGCTTGCAGGTTTCCGAGCGCACCGTCAAACGCTACATGGCCCAGGCGTACGAGCACTGCCTGTTGGTCGAGCTGTGA
- a CDS encoding ABC-F family ATP-binding cassette domain-containing protein, translated as MTPSSLLTLDSVACTLPNGRVLFSDLTVTLDQRHTALVGRNGVGKSLLGQILAGQRLPSEGRCLRYGRIHLLDQQIIHHSRSVAELAQVAPVLDALQRIAQGSTDPADFDAVGERWNLAEQLQMLFARHGLGALDPHAPVDVLSPGQAMRVAVLGAFLSDADYLILDEPSNHLDHNAREQLQTLISQWPRGLLLISHDRTLLEPLQRTLELTAHGLLDFTGGYSAYQRGKAEQQARAEQALGALKAQCERQAQAARQQREKLQRQQSRGQSQARQANQAQILLDRQQQRSQTSTGKRQQQLQHAEAALQAKVREAAQRVEQPLAIHLRPPDVQRHAGRPVLQLDQLRLPYGNPAPLDLRLLAGERMAVTGANGSGKSTLLQVISGQLAPRAGEVRVHGSIALLDQHASLLPGQCSVIEYLRRHSPGLDHSQLRTRLAQLGLDATRVELPSHLLSGGERVKAALAALLYRPEPVDLLLLDEPGNHLDLLSLQAVEQMLGQFRGALLVVSHDQVFLQQIALDGRLSL; from the coding sequence ATGACCCCTTCTTCGCTTCTGACGCTCGACAGCGTCGCCTGCACCTTGCCCAACGGCCGGGTGCTGTTCTCAGATCTGACCGTCACTCTCGATCAGCGTCACACCGCCCTGGTGGGCCGCAACGGCGTGGGCAAAAGCCTGCTCGGGCAGATCCTCGCCGGGCAGCGGCTGCCCAGTGAAGGTCGCTGCCTGCGCTACGGTCGTATCCATTTGCTCGATCAGCAGATCATCCACCACAGTCGCAGCGTTGCCGAGCTGGCCCAGGTGGCCCCAGTGCTCGATGCCCTGCAGCGCATCGCCCAAGGCAGCACCGATCCGGCCGATTTCGACGCGGTAGGCGAGCGCTGGAACCTGGCTGAGCAATTGCAGATGCTGTTCGCCCGCCACGGCCTTGGCGCCCTCGACCCGCATGCCCCGGTCGATGTGCTGAGCCCCGGTCAGGCCATGCGCGTGGCCGTGCTGGGGGCGTTCCTCAGTGACGCCGACTACCTGATTCTCGATGAGCCCAGCAATCACCTCGATCACAACGCCCGCGAGCAATTGCAGACACTGATCAGCCAGTGGCCCAGAGGCCTGCTGCTGATCAGCCACGACCGTACCCTGCTCGAGCCGTTGCAACGCACCCTGGAACTCACCGCCCACGGCCTGCTGGATTTCACCGGCGGCTACAGCGCCTACCAGCGTGGCAAGGCCGAGCAGCAGGCGCGGGCCGAACAGGCACTGGGGGCGTTGAAGGCGCAATGCGAGCGCCAGGCACAGGCCGCTCGTCAGCAGCGCGAAAAACTGCAACGCCAGCAAAGTCGCGGGCAAAGCCAGGCGCGTCAGGCCAACCAGGCGCAAATCCTCCTCGATCGGCAGCAGCAGCGCAGTCAGACCAGTACCGGCAAACGCCAGCAGCAGTTGCAGCATGCCGAGGCGGCGTTGCAGGCCAAGGTGCGTGAAGCCGCCCAGCGCGTCGAACAGCCCCTGGCCATTCACCTGCGCCCGCCCGACGTCCAGCGCCATGCGGGTCGGCCGGTACTGCAGCTAGACCAGCTGCGACTGCCCTATGGCAATCCTGCGCCACTCGACCTGCGCTTGCTGGCAGGTGAACGAATGGCCGTGACCGGCGCCAATGGCAGCGGCAAATCCACCTTGTTGCAGGTCATCAGCGGTCAGCTCGCGCCGCGCGCGGGTGAGGTACGTGTGCACGGCAGCATCGCCCTGCTCGACCAGCACGCCAGCCTGCTGCCGGGTCAGTGCAGCGTCATCGAGTACCTGCGACGACACAGCCCTGGCCTGGACCACAGCCAATTGCGTACGCGCCTGGCGCAACTGGGTCTGGATGCGACGCGGGTCGAGCTGCCCAGCCACCTGCTCAGCGGCGGCGAGCGAGTCAAGGCGGCCCTCGCCGCCCTGCTCTACCGACCTGAACCCGTCGACCTGCTGTTGCTCGATGAACCTGGGAATCATCTCGACCTGCTGTCGTTGCAGGCGGTCGAGCAGATGCTCGGTCAATTTCGCGGCGCGCTGCTGGTGGTGTCCCATGACCAGGTTTTTCTCCAGCAGATCGCTCTCGACGGACGTCTGAGCCTGTGA
- a CDS encoding glyoxalase superfamily protein, with protein sequence MNFAPAIPVLRIFNVDKAKEFYLDFLGFSLDWEHRFAADLPLYAQIRRDGLIVHLSEHYGDATPGSTVFARVSDLRALEQELQAKRYGYSRPSAEQVDWGWQMQIADPFGNQLRFCQQDD encoded by the coding sequence ATGAACTTCGCCCCCGCCATTCCGGTACTGCGCATCTTCAACGTCGACAAGGCCAAAGAGTTCTACCTGGACTTTCTCGGCTTCAGCCTCGACTGGGAACATCGCTTCGCCGCCGACCTGCCGCTGTATGCGCAAATACGCCGCGACGGGCTGATCGTGCACTTGTCCGAGCATTACGGCGATGCCACCCCCGGCTCGACGGTGTTCGCCCGGGTCAGCGACCTGCGGGCACTGGAGCAGGAGCTGCAAGCCAAGCGCTATGGCTACTCGCGGCCCAGCGCCGAGCAGGTCGACTGGGGCTGGCAGATGCAGATCGCCGACCCGTTCGGCAACCAGCTGCGCTTCTGCCAGCAAGACGACTGA
- the sodC gene encoding superoxide dismutase family protein, with translation MKALLMTALLASAGLAQAAETVELKLAGPDGAGKSIGTVSIEQNKYGALLTPDLKDLPPGVHGFHLHAKASCDPAQEDGKTVPAGAAGGHWDPDDTKAHKGPYDDSGHRGDLPALYVGADGKATYPVLAPRLKASDFKGHALMVHAGGDNHSDHPEKLGGGGARMACGVVK, from the coding sequence ATGAAAGCACTGTTAATGACCGCCCTGCTGGCCAGCGCCGGTCTGGCCCAGGCGGCCGAAACCGTTGAGCTGAAGCTTGCCGGTCCCGATGGCGCGGGCAAGTCGATCGGCACCGTGAGCATCGAGCAGAACAAGTACGGCGCGCTGCTCACCCCTGATCTGAAAGACTTGCCGCCAGGCGTGCACGGCTTCCACCTGCATGCCAAGGCCTCGTGCGATCCTGCCCAGGAAGACGGCAAGACGGTCCCTGCAGGCGCGGCCGGTGGTCACTGGGACCCGGATGACACCAAGGCACACAAAGGTCCTTACGACGACAGCGGCCATCGCGGCGACCTGCCAGCCCTCTACGTCGGTGCCGACGGCAAGGCCACCTATCCGGTCCTTGCACCGCGCCTGAAGGCCAGCGATTTCAAAGGCCACGCGCTGATGGTCCACGCCGGTGGCGACAACCACAGCGACCACCCGGAAAAACTCGGTGGCGGCGGTGCGCGCATGGCCTGTGGTGTGGTCAAGTAA
- a CDS encoding FecR domain-containing protein produces MSVQLDSQARQLAREAAQWLARQDAGELDADGALQLQHWRARSAAHEALWQKAEQLRQRFSQVPPPIGLSCLDRPDRQRRKLLGQALALGAVAPLAWVAYRQLPMTRWGADLATATGERRGVELAGGGRVQLNTASAVNIAFEAGRPRLHLLRGEIAVDSVGPLQVQTRDGRILAGAGSFCVREGEQDCEVSALRGALRLLPRQGGETVLESGQRARLSAHQVQGVEAFDPQMPSWQQGVLIVQAQPLGHFLRELDRYRPGVLRWQPSLERLAVTGTFALDDTDRILALLAASLPLRVQYHTRYWVSLSARSAVA; encoded by the coding sequence GTGAGCGTCCAGCTCGACAGCCAGGCCCGCCAGCTCGCCCGCGAGGCCGCGCAGTGGCTGGCGCGCCAGGACGCCGGTGAGCTGGACGCTGACGGCGCGTTGCAACTGCAACACTGGCGCGCCCGCAGCGCCGCCCATGAAGCGTTGTGGCAGAAGGCCGAGCAGTTGCGCCAGCGTTTCAGCCAGGTGCCGCCGCCCATTGGTCTGAGCTGCCTGGACCGGCCTGACCGGCAGCGGCGCAAGTTGCTCGGCCAGGCCCTGGCGCTGGGCGCCGTGGCGCCCCTGGCGTGGGTGGCCTACCGGCAACTGCCGATGACGCGGTGGGGCGCTGATCTGGCCACCGCCACCGGCGAGCGACGTGGCGTCGAGCTGGCCGGTGGCGGCCGCGTACAACTCAACACCGCCAGCGCAGTGAACATAGCGTTCGAAGCGGGCCGGCCACGCCTGCATCTGCTGCGCGGCGAGATCGCTGTGGACAGCGTCGGCCCTTTGCAGGTGCAGACCCGCGATGGCCGCATCCTTGCCGGCGCTGGCAGCTTTTGCGTACGCGAAGGCGAGCAGGACTGCGAGGTATCAGCGCTGCGTGGCGCACTGCGCCTGTTGCCGCGACAGGGCGGTGAAACCGTGCTCGAGTCCGGGCAGCGTGCACGCCTCAGTGCGCACCAGGTGCAAGGCGTCGAGGCCTTCGACCCGCAGATGCCGAGCTGGCAGCAAGGCGTGCTGATCGTCCAGGCCCAGCCACTTGGGCACTTTCTGCGCGAGCTGGACCGCTATCGCCCTGGCGTACTGCGCTGGCAGCCGAGCCTCGAACGCCTGGCCGTCACCGGCACCTTCGCCCTTGATGACACCGACCGTATCCTCGCCTTGCTGGCTGCCAGTCTGCCGTTGCGGGTGCAGTACCACACGCGCTACTGGGTGTCACTGAGCGCGCGCAGCGCGGTCGCTTAG
- a CDS encoding APC family permease, whose protein sequence is MSHSTASPTPLPDPRLRRVLTLPALIFFGLVYMVPLTVFTTYGIVTQITGGRTAGAYLITLLAMLFTAVSYGIMVRRHPVAGSAYSYTHLAFGANAGFLAGWSLLLDYLFIPMINYLLIGLFLNIAFPAVPAYAFVLASIAVVTLLNIGGIGSVAKTSNLIVGAQLVFIAVFVALSWASLGSAPVDYLGPLLGDGSQPGFAPLMAGAAILCLSFLGFDAVSTLAEETRDPRRDVPRAIVLTTLLAGALFTALAYLSQLVLPGSHFANPDAAANEVMVQAGGSFLASFFTAAFVTGNLGSALASQAAVSRILYSMGRDRLLPTRLFGTLSPRFGTPINATLAVSVVSLAALFVDLGTLASLISFGALVAFSAVNLAVLRTHLLSTPAPGQTRRWVLHGIVPLVGLGLTLWLWTSLSGLTLAIGVGWFLIGVVYLGMLTAGFRRTVAVADFSEVG, encoded by the coding sequence ATGAGTCACAGCACCGCTTCGCCGACGCCTCTGCCTGACCCTCGACTACGCCGGGTGCTTACCTTGCCCGCGCTGATCTTCTTCGGCTTGGTGTACATGGTTCCACTGACCGTCTTCACCACCTATGGCATCGTCACCCAGATCACCGGTGGGCGAACCGCTGGGGCCTATCTGATCACCTTGCTGGCCATGCTGTTCACGGCAGTCTCCTACGGCATCATGGTGCGCCGTCACCCAGTAGCAGGCTCCGCTTATTCCTATACCCACCTGGCGTTCGGCGCCAATGCCGGCTTCCTGGCCGGTTGGTCGCTGCTACTCGATTACCTGTTCATCCCGATGATCAACTACCTGCTCATCGGCCTGTTCCTCAACATTGCCTTCCCGGCGGTGCCGGCCTATGCCTTCGTCCTGGCGTCGATCGCGGTGGTCACGCTGCTCAACATCGGCGGCATTGGCTCGGTGGCCAAGACCAGCAACCTGATCGTCGGCGCGCAACTGGTGTTCATTGCGGTGTTCGTGGCGCTGTCCTGGGCGTCGCTGGGCAGTGCGCCGGTCGACTATCTGGGACCTCTGCTGGGCGATGGCAGTCAGCCAGGATTCGCACCGCTGATGGCGGGCGCGGCCATCCTCTGCCTGTCGTTCCTGGGCTTCGACGCCGTGTCGACGCTGGCCGAGGAAACCCGCGATCCGCGTCGTGACGTGCCGCGTGCAATCGTGTTGACCACGCTGCTGGCAGGCGCATTGTTCACCGCGCTGGCCTACCTGAGCCAACTGGTGTTACCCGGCAGCCACTTCGCCAACCCCGATGCAGCCGCCAACGAGGTGATGGTCCAGGCCGGCGGCAGCTTCCTGGCGAGCTTCTTCACCGCAGCCTTCGTGACCGGCAACCTGGGCTCGGCGCTTGCCTCCCAGGCGGCGGTCTCGCGCATTCTCTACAGCATGGGGCGCGACCGGCTGCTGCCGACGCGACTGTTCGGCACGCTCTCGCCGCGCTTCGGCACGCCCATCAACGCCACGCTGGCGGTGTCGGTGGTGTCCCTGGCGGCGCTGTTCGTTGACTTGGGTACACTGGCCTCGCTGATCAGCTTCGGCGCGCTGGTGGCGTTCTCTGCGGTCAACCTGGCCGTCTTGCGCACCCACCTGCTGAGCACACCCGCACCTGGCCAGACACGCCGTTGGGTCTTGCACGGCATCGTGCCGTTGGTGGGTCTGGGACTGACGCTGTGGTTGTGGACGAGCCTATCCGGCCTGACCCTGGCGATCGGGGTGGGCTGGTTCCTGATCGGGGTGGTGTACCTGGGGATGCTGACCGCAGGCTTCAGACGCACGGTTGCAGTGGCGGACTTTTCCGAGGTGGGCTGA
- a CDS encoding putative bifunctional diguanylate cyclase/phosphodiesterase, producing the protein MSLVASPDAMYRLLIQSVVDYAIYLLTPEGVVANWNPGAQRAKGYSAEEVVGQHYSMFYTDAERLAGLPALNLERARVTGRFEEQGWRQRKDGSHFWTSVVIEAIVDEASGTLLGFCKVTRDMTEQRRYEQELLRAKELAEQYSQEMAGLSQFLDSVIANIPASVIVQDARSEKILLANQQAERLFGGHGMSMIGLLPAQCPAPAIADYLGQQLSRGARSGRAFAAETRVDTAVGSRTLRSRALLCNNGKGHSDYVLFVAEDATEQLAAHAQIHHMAHHDALTGLPNRTLFSDRLTQALLRGEEQGKLTAALCLDLDNFKNINDTLGHAFGDKLLRALGKRLRAELREHDTLARLGGDEFAVVLTGLDNREAACNTARRLIAAISPAFHIEGHQFSVGVSIGVALSPDDHLHAEPLLCYADMALYEAKRNGRNRFECFHVGLDVAARQRRLVETDLRTALHLSQLQMHYQPVVDHHRGCVTGYEALLRWQHPQRGMIMPMDFIPIAEETGLIHDIGIRALNLACQEAASWDSEQTVAVNLSPVQFRDANLTHIVALALADSGLPPQRLELEITESVLLGNSEENVQTLRALKALGVSISLDDFGTGYSSLGYLRSFPFDRIKIDKSFVHDMCESREAMSIIRAITELSNSLMIKTTAEGVESAEQMRRLAAEGCSHVQGYLYGRPVPASERLIRLSGEVL; encoded by the coding sequence ATGTCGCTAGTTGCAAGCCCCGACGCCATGTACCGGTTACTGATCCAGAGCGTGGTGGACTACGCCATCTACCTGCTCACCCCCGAAGGCGTGGTCGCCAACTGGAATCCGGGTGCGCAACGGGCCAAGGGCTATAGCGCCGAGGAGGTGGTCGGCCAGCACTATTCGATGTTCTACACCGACGCCGAGCGCCTGGCCGGGCTGCCGGCGCTGAACCTGGAGCGAGCGCGGGTCACCGGCCGCTTCGAAGAACAGGGCTGGCGCCAGCGCAAGGACGGCTCGCACTTCTGGACCAGCGTGGTCATCGAAGCCATCGTCGATGAAGCCAGCGGCACCTTGCTGGGCTTTTGCAAGGTCACCCGCGACATGACCGAGCAGCGCCGTTACGAGCAAGAGCTGTTGCGCGCCAAGGAACTGGCTGAGCAATACAGCCAGGAAATGGCCGGGCTGTCGCAGTTTCTCGATTCGGTGATCGCCAATATCCCGGCCAGCGTGATCGTTCAGGACGCCCGTTCAGAGAAGATTCTGCTCGCCAACCAGCAGGCCGAGCGTCTGTTCGGCGGCCACGGCATGAGCATGATCGGCCTGTTGCCGGCGCAATGCCCGGCGCCGGCCATTGCCGACTACCTGGGCCAGCAACTGTCGCGCGGTGCGCGCAGTGGCCGCGCCTTTGCCGCCGAAACCCGTGTCGACACCGCCGTCGGTTCGCGGACCCTGCGCAGTCGCGCGCTGCTGTGCAACAACGGCAAGGGTCACAGCGACTACGTGCTGTTCGTCGCTGAAGATGCCACCGAGCAACTGGCCGCCCATGCGCAGATCCATCACATGGCCCACCACGATGCGCTGACCGGCCTGCCCAACCGCACGCTGTTCAGCGACCGCCTCACCCAGGCGCTGCTGCGCGGGGAAGAGCAGGGCAAGCTGACCGCAGCACTGTGCCTTGACCTGGACAACTTCAAGAACATCAACGACACCCTCGGTCACGCTTTTGGCGACAAACTGCTGCGTGCCTTGGGCAAGCGCCTGCGCGCCGAGCTGCGCGAGCACGACACCCTGGCGCGTCTGGGCGGCGATGAATTCGCCGTGGTGCTCACCGGCCTGGACAACCGTGAAGCGGCCTGCAACACCGCGCGGCGGCTGATCGCGGCGATCAGCCCGGCGTTCCATATCGAGGGCCATCAGTTCAGCGTCGGTGTCAGCATCGGCGTCGCGCTGTCGCCGGACGACCACCTGCACGCCGAGCCACTGCTGTGCTACGCCGACATGGCGTTGTACGAGGCCAAGCGCAACGGACGCAATCGCTTCGAGTGCTTCCATGTGGGGCTGGATGTCGCCGCGCGTCAGCGCCGTCTGGTAGAAACCGACCTGCGCACTGCGCTGCACTTGAGCCAGTTGCAGATGCACTACCAGCCCGTGGTCGATCACCACCGTGGTTGCGTGACCGGCTATGAGGCGCTGCTGCGCTGGCAGCATCCACAGCGCGGCATGATCATGCCCATGGACTTCATCCCGATCGCCGAGGAAACCGGGCTGATCCACGATATCGGCATCCGGGCACTGAACCTGGCCTGCCAGGAAGCGGCCAGTTGGGACAGCGAGCAGACCGTCGCGGTGAATCTGTCACCGGTGCAGTTCCGTGATGCCAACCTGACCCACATCGTCGCCCTGGCCCTGGCTGACTCCGGCTTGCCCCCCCAGCGCCTGGAGCTTGAGATCACCGAGTCGGTGCTGCTGGGCAACAGTGAAGAGAACGTGCAGACCCTGCGCGCCCTCAAGGCGCTGGGCGTGTCGATTTCCCTGGACGATTTCGGCACCGGCTACTCATCGCTGGGCTACCTGCGCTCGTTCCCGTTCGACCGGATCAAGATCGACAAGTCGTTCGTCCACGACATGTGCGAGAGCCGCGAAGCGATGTCGATCATCCGCGCCATCACCGAGCTGTCCAACAGCCTGATGATCAAGACCACTGCCGAGGGTGTGGAATCGGCCGAGCAGATGCGCCGCCTGGCCGCCGAAGGCTGCTCGCACGTGCAGGGCTATCTGTATGGCCGCCCGGTGCCAGCCAGTGAGCGGCTCATACGGCTGTCCGGCGAAGTCCTTTGA
- a CDS encoding DMT family transporter translates to MSSTTPLSGVNQPLRGMALVVGATLLFASHDALSKFLGGLYPVVMVVWARYVVHTLLMAGIFLPRSGLNVLRTRRPLLQTLRALSLLSTSLLFTTGVHYLPLAEATAVNFLAPVLVTALSAPLLKERVTRGQWVAVVLGFVGVLVVVHPGGEMFTPAILFPLGSALGFCFYQLLTRQLASIDSPTTSNFYAGLCNTVVMTALVPFFWSTPRWDHALLMLALGGFGMSAHLLLTQAFRFAAPALLAPFSYCQIVFAGLLGLLFFSHVPDSTSLLGIAIICLSGLGAAWMQRRR, encoded by the coding sequence ATGAGTTCCACTACCCCGTTGTCCGGCGTCAACCAACCCTTGCGCGGCATGGCATTGGTGGTTGGCGCGACCCTGCTGTTCGCCAGCCACGACGCCCTGTCGAAATTCCTCGGTGGGCTCTACCCGGTGGTGATGGTGGTCTGGGCCCGCTATGTCGTGCACACCCTGCTGATGGCCGGCATCTTCCTGCCGCGCTCGGGTCTGAACGTGTTGCGCACCCGTCGTCCGCTGCTGCAGACCCTGCGCGCCCTGAGCCTGCTCAGCACCAGCCTGCTGTTCACCACCGGCGTGCACTACCTGCCGCTGGCCGAAGCCACGGCGGTGAACTTTCTGGCCCCGGTGCTGGTGACGGCATTGTCGGCACCGCTGCTCAAGGAGCGGGTGACCCGCGGCCAGTGGGTCGCGGTGGTGCTGGGCTTCGTCGGTGTGCTGGTGGTGGTGCATCCGGGGGGCGAGATGTTCACGCCGGCGATTCTGTTCCCGCTGGGCTCGGCGCTGGGCTTTTGTTTCTACCAGTTGCTCACCCGGCAACTGGCGAGCATCGACAGCCCGACCACCAGCAACTTCTACGCGGGGCTGTGCAACACCGTGGTGATGACCGCGTTGGTGCCGTTCTTCTGGTCGACCCCGCGCTGGGACCACGCCTTGCTGATGCTGGCGCTGGGCGGCTTCGGCATGAGCGCGCACCTGCTGCTGACCCAGGCCTTCCGCTTCGCCGCGCCGGCGTTGCTGGCACCGTTCAGCTACTGCCAGATCGTCTTCGCCGGCCTGCTCGGGCTGCTGTTCTTCAGCCATGTGCCCGATTCCACCAGCTTGCTGGGCATTGCCATCATCTGCCTGAGCGGCCTGGGCGCTGCGTGGATGCAGCGCCGGCGGTAG
- a CDS encoding cation transporter has translation MWTESAVLKLSIVCTVLLAVAVCAGMALYAYKAKRTLRSDFIALDVKTWILSSSISAALLVAFALGLLLEQTRWAWLLPYLDPAVLAVICACLIPLPLKNLRQALSAVLMLTPADLKQRVDAIAAQVVTEQGFVGHQSHVAKVGRARQIEIYFIVPSDWPAQTLEQWDALRDRVGEDIGGDPANRWLTITFTTDPGWA, from the coding sequence GTGTGGACCGAATCCGCCGTCCTCAAACTCTCGATCGTCTGTACGGTGCTGCTGGCGGTGGCGGTCTGTGCGGGCATGGCGCTGTACGCCTACAAGGCCAAGCGGACCCTGCGCTCGGACTTCATTGCTCTGGATGTGAAGACGTGGATCCTGTCCAGCAGCATTTCCGCGGCCTTGCTGGTGGCCTTCGCCTTGGGCCTGCTGCTGGAGCAAACGCGCTGGGCCTGGCTGTTGCCCTATCTCGATCCCGCAGTGCTGGCGGTGATCTGCGCCTGCCTGATCCCGTTGCCGCTCAAGAACCTGCGCCAGGCTCTATCCGCTGTGCTGATGCTGACGCCCGCCGACCTCAAGCAACGGGTCGACGCGATCGCGGCTCAGGTGGTGACTGAACAGGGCTTTGTCGGGCATCAGAGCCACGTCGCCAAGGTCGGTCGAGCTCGGCAGATCGAGATCTACTTCATCGTCCCCAGCGACTGGCCGGCACAGACGCTTGAGCAATGGGACGCGCTGCGCGACCGCGTCGGCGAGGACATCGGTGGTGACCCGGCCAACCGCTGGCTGACCATCACCTTCACCACTGACCCGGGGTGGGCGTAG
- a CDS encoding MFS transporter, whose translation MSSSPSQAKKATASGWIGSALEYYDFFIYAQAAALIFPQIFFPSMDPSMAIIASLATYGVGYLARPLGAFVLGHWGDTRGRKYVLLLCMFLMGLSTMAVGLLPTYHDIGIAAPLMLVLLRLVQGFAVAGEISGASSMIMEHAPMGRRGYYASFALQGVQAGQVLAAAVFLPLAYFMPDQAFTDWGWRIPFLLSAFVLVAGLIIRREVHETPAFVEEEQTAQIPRSPVREAFRCSWRRMALVACMALMNVIPVVATIFGAAYAVQPAYGIGMDKSVYLWIPVVGNLVAVLAIPLVGGWSDRVGRRPLLIAGCLGSGLMAFAYLHAISAQHVPLAMLTSILMWGLLYQGYNAVFPSFFPELFQTRYRVSAMAIAQNLGTLVTAMLPALFAALAPPGSLNIPWIVGGLTFALTCLCALAAWLAPETHRLAMADLGKLDAVPLSEQAFAEARRQARR comes from the coding sequence ATGTCCTCATCCCCCTCACAGGCCAAGAAGGCCACGGCCAGTGGCTGGATCGGCTCGGCGCTGGAGTACTACGACTTCTTCATCTATGCCCAGGCCGCGGCGCTGATCTTTCCGCAGATCTTCTTCCCGTCGATGGATCCGAGCATGGCCATCATCGCCTCGCTGGCCACCTACGGCGTGGGCTACCTGGCTCGCCCTCTGGGCGCCTTCGTGCTCGGCCACTGGGGCGACACCCGCGGGCGCAAGTATGTGCTGCTGCTGTGCATGTTCCTCATGGGCCTGTCGACCATGGCCGTCGGCCTGCTGCCGACTTACCACGACATCGGCATCGCCGCGCCGTTGATGCTGGTGCTGCTACGCCTGGTCCAGGGCTTTGCCGTGGCTGGGGAGATTTCCGGCGCCAGCTCGATGATCATGGAACACGCGCCCATGGGCCGGCGCGGCTATTACGCAAGCTTCGCCCTGCAAGGCGTGCAGGCTGGCCAGGTGCTGGCCGCGGCGGTGTTCCTGCCGCTGGCCTACTTCATGCCCGATCAGGCCTTCACTGACTGGGGCTGGCGCATTCCCTTCCTGCTCAGCGCCTTCGTGCTGGTGGCCGGGCTGATCATTCGCCGCGAGGTGCACGAAACGCCAGCCTTCGTCGAGGAAGAACAGACCGCACAGATTCCCCGCTCACCGGTTCGCGAGGCCTTTCGCTGCAGTTGGCGGCGCATGGCGCTGGTGGCCTGCATGGCGCTGATGAACGTGATTCCGGTGGTGGCGACCATCTTCGGCGCCGCCTACGCGGTGCAGCCAGCCTATGGCATCGGCATGGACAAGAGCGTGTACTTGTGGATTCCGGTGGTCGGCAACCTGGTCGCGGTACTGGCGATTCCGCTGGTCGGCGGCTGGTCCGACCGCGTCGGCCGACGTCCGCTGCTGATCGCAGGCTGCCTGGGCTCCGGCCTGATGGCCTTCGCCTACCTGCATGCGATCAGCGCCCAGCACGTACCGCTGGCGATGCTCACCTCGATTCTGATGTGGGGCTTGCTGTACCAGGGCTACAACGCGGTGTTCCCAAGTTTCTTCCCCGAGCTGTTCCAGACCCGCTACCGGGTCTCGGCCATGGCCATCGCGCAGAACCTGGGCACGCTGGTCACGGCCATGTTGCCGGCGCTGTTCGCCGCGCTGGCCCCGCCGGGTTCGTTGAACATTCCCTGGATCGTCGGCGGCCTGACCTTCGCCCTCACCTGCCTGTGCGCGCTGGCCGCCTGGCTGGCACCGGAAACCCACCGCCTGGCCATGGCCGACCTGGGCAAGCTCGATGCCGTGCCGCTGAGCGAGCAGGCGTTCGCCGAGGCGCGGCGCCAGGCTCGGCGCTGA